The Saprospiraceae bacterium genome includes a window with the following:
- a CDS encoding fatty acid desaturase: MQKDFNYSSSPEPHIERTREILKKHPEIKQLIGRNQQTIYFIVGIVALQIAMAILLKDQSWWIVLICAYAIGSFANHALFTLIHECTHNLVFKNRLANIWAGILCDLPNAMPSSVQFRKYHLKHHAFQGHYDIDADIPSVWEARLIGNSFLGKAIWLLFYPIFQLTRPPRLREIQFSSQWVWIDSAVVIGFDILLVYFFGWTPLLYLVASFFFSVGLHPLGGRWIQEHYLLNEPQETYSYYGPLNKLAFNVGYHNEHHDFSYVPWNKLPEIRRMAPEYYDTLTYHTSWSKLVWRFLSDPTISLFSRTIRDDRGNVTVTKASENDYHDQIQVKEAVH, from the coding sequence ATGCAAAAGGACTTTAATTATTCATCTTCTCCCGAACCTCATATCGAAAGAACCAGAGAAATACTCAAAAAACATCCGGAGATAAAACAACTTATCGGCAGAAACCAACAGACTATTTATTTTATTGTCGGTATTGTTGCATTGCAGATTGCTATGGCTATCTTGTTGAAAGATCAGAGCTGGTGGATTGTGTTGATATGTGCTTATGCGATAGGTAGTTTTGCCAATCATGCATTGTTTACACTGATTCATGAATGTACTCACAATCTTGTCTTTAAAAACAGACTTGCAAATATCTGGGCGGGCATTTTGTGCGATTTGCCCAATGCTATGCCCAGTTCAGTTCAGTTCAGAAAATACCATTTGAAACACCACGCTTTTCAGGGTCATTATGATATAGATGCAGATATACCCAGTGTGTGGGAAGCCCGGCTGATCGGCAATTCTTTTTTGGGTAAAGCTATATGGCTTTTATTTTATCCTATTTTTCAATTGACCCGACCACCCAGATTAAGAGAGATTCAGTTTTCCAGTCAGTGGGTATGGATTGATTCGGCAGTGGTGATTGGTTTTGATATTTTGCTGGTTTATTTTTTTGGTTGGACACCACTTTTGTATCTGGTAGCTTCGTTCTTCTTTTCAGTGGGTCTGCATCCTTTGGGTGGACGATGGATTCAGGAACATTACCTGCTCAATGAACCACAAGAAACCTACAGTTATTACGGGCCGTTAAACAAGTTGGCGTTTAATGTAGGTTATCATAACGAACACCATGATTTCTCATACGTACCATGGAATAAACTTCCGGAAATTCGTCGGATGGCACCGGAGTATTATGATACATTGACTTATCACACATCCTGGTCTAAACTGGTATGGAGGTTCTTGTCTGACCCTACTATTTCTTTGTTTTCCAGAACAATACGTGATGATCGGGGAAATGTTACCGTCACCAAAGCTTCGGAGAATGATTATCATGATCAGATCCAGGTGAAAGAAGCCGTACATTAA
- a CDS encoding triose-phosphate isomerase, with product MSRQQIAAGNWKMNTTISEGLKLAGELLQSQRQNGVLTILAVPYTHLYPLSEVLKGISDIKLAAQNCHHKDSGAYTGEISPSMLVDLGLEYVVLGHSERRAYNHEGNDLLALKLRAALGKGLKVIFCCGEELDIRKAGTHIAHVSGQLNESLASISAQEMSEIIIAYEPVWAIGTGETATPEQAQEMHAAIRQMLNEMYNTEVALNTSILYGGSVKGSNAEELFAQPDVDGGLVGGASLNAEEFARIMNAF from the coding sequence ATGAGCAGACAGCAGATAGCAGCAGGTAACTGGAAAATGAACACCACTATTTCAGAAGGTCTGAAACTGGCAGGAGAACTTCTTCAGTCACAGAGACAAAATGGTGTACTAACCATTCTGGCAGTTCCTTATACACATCTTTATCCTTTGTCAGAAGTTTTAAAAGGTATTTCCGATATAAAATTGGCTGCTCAGAATTGTCATCACAAAGATTCAGGAGCATATACCGGTGAGATCTCTCCTTCTATGTTGGTTGATTTAGGACTTGAATACGTAGTTTTAGGACATTCAGAGAGACGAGCTTATAATCATGAAGGGAATGATTTATTAGCTTTGAAACTAAGGGCTGCTTTGGGAAAAGGTCTGAAAGTTATCTTTTGTTGTGGGGAAGAGCTCGATATTCGCAAAGCCGGGACTCATATAGCGCATGTATCCGGTCAACTCAATGAATCCCTGGCATCTATCTCTGCGCAGGAAATGTCCGAAATAATTATCGCGTATGAGCCTGTATGGGCAATCGGGACAGGGGAGACAGCCACACCTGAACAGGCACAGGAAATGCACGCTGCCATCCGTCAGATGTTGAATGAAATGTACAATACCGAAGTTGCTTTAAACACATCAATTCTTTATGGCGGTTCTGTCAAAGGGTCTAATGCTGAAGAACTTTTTGCACAGCCTGATGTAGATGGAGGATTAGTTGGTGGAGCATCACTCAATGCAGAAGAATTTGCACGCATTATGAATGCTTTCTGA
- a CDS encoding DUF4833 domain-containing protein: MILNQLEKEVPLSQGEAGRPAHYPNPEMYPNRLFYIQRNHNTNAVIYEANLLSGGLLNLNEPIKVNWIQFDQDTGKESIQELNHIQKKLAYGYHFKIISNDLIQFEFVSYGEMKLYLVKSEKGTFEVVTKILDRTAKLTNIYVYAEDLGVFPQVKFAELYGIDQHSNDKLYQKLLLQM; the protein is encoded by the coding sequence ATGATTTTAAATCAGCTTGAAAAGGAGGTACCATTATCCCAAGGTGAAGCCGGCAGACCTGCCCATTATCCGAATCCGGAGATGTATCCCAACAGACTTTTTTATATCCAACGCAATCATAACACCAACGCAGTAATCTACGAAGCTAATCTGCTATCCGGAGGACTTCTGAATCTGAATGAACCTATAAAAGTCAATTGGATACAATTTGATCAGGACACCGGAAAAGAGTCTATTCAGGAATTAAATCATATTCAAAAAAAACTGGCCTACGGTTACCACTTTAAAATTATTTCCAATGACCTGATTCAATTTGAGTTTGTATCTTACGGTGAAATGAAATTGTATCTCGTAAAATCAGAAAAAGGTACCTTCGAAGTTGTCACCAAAATTTTGGACAGGACTGCCAAACTTACCAATATCTACGTTTATGCTGAAGACTTAGGTGTTTTTCCACAGGTAAAGTTTGCTGAATTATACGGTATTGATCAGCATTCCAATGACAAATTGTATCAGAAACTTTTACTCCAAATGTAA
- a CDS encoding 3-deoxy-D-manno-octulosonic acid transferase has product MKNRIILALYTFSIRLSDIFLFIASHFDDKIKKMVTGRKESLKFFKNHKEINNQSKNVWFHCASLGEFEQGRPLIEKLKMMHPDIKVFLSFFSPSGYEVRKEYPFADFVFYLPSDLPENAESIIASIKPQWVVFVKYEFWWNTLRCLHKNRTPVFLVSGLFRQNQYFFNPFLSPFKDILAGFYKIFTQDVASSEILEENGILNSIAVGDTRIDRVAELSKTSAVSTRLKEYVRGKKVIIYGSVWDSDMQVISDFMNTSGHYIHIIAPHDIKADNLTRLKKYLPENTALYSHEIWLSNILIINNIGLLNQLYSIADIAYIGGGFHTGIHNILEPAVFEIPVVFGPKYHKFREAVDLIELGVAYSVVTKAEFEETVISTLDNQAKLNETSHKLRHYFERNRGATDKILKCLEIQLFNP; this is encoded by the coding sequence TTGAAGAACCGGATCATTTTAGCACTTTATACATTTTCAATCAGACTTAGCGATATATTTTTATTTATAGCTTCCCATTTTGATGATAAAATCAAAAAGATGGTAACAGGCAGGAAGGAAAGTCTGAAATTTTTTAAGAATCACAAAGAGATTAATAATCAAAGTAAAAATGTATGGTTTCATTGTGCATCATTGGGTGAGTTTGAGCAGGGCAGGCCTTTAATTGAAAAACTAAAAATGATGCATCCGGACATTAAGGTTTTCCTAAGTTTTTTTTCTCCTTCAGGATATGAGGTTAGAAAAGAATATCCTTTTGCTGATTTTGTATTTTACCTTCCTTCTGACCTTCCTGAAAATGCTGAAAGTATCATTGCTTCTATCAAACCCCAATGGGTGGTTTTTGTAAAATATGAATTTTGGTGGAATACATTACGATGTTTGCATAAAAACCGAACTCCTGTTTTTTTAGTTTCAGGTTTATTCAGACAAAATCAATATTTTTTTAATCCTTTCTTGAGTCCTTTCAAAGATATATTAGCCGGATTTTATAAAATTTTTACACAGGATGTAGCATCGTCTGAAATATTGGAGGAAAACGGCATTTTAAATTCCATAGCAGTTGGAGATACCCGGATAGACAGAGTTGCAGAATTATCCAAAACTTCAGCGGTTTCTACACGATTAAAGGAATATGTCCGTGGTAAGAAAGTTATTATTTATGGAAGTGTCTGGGATTCAGATATGCAGGTCATTTCAGATTTTATGAATACATCGGGTCATTATATTCATATCATTGCTCCACACGACATTAAGGCTGATAATCTCACAAGACTAAAAAAGTATTTGCCGGAAAATACAGCTCTTTACAGCCATGAAATTTGGCTTTCCAATATTCTGATTATAAATAACATAGGATTACTCAACCAACTTTACAGTATTGCAGACATAGCGTACATAGGCGGTGGCTTTCACACAGGTATTCACAACATCCTTGAACCTGCTGTATTTGAAATTCCAGTGGTTTTCGGCCCCAAATATCATAAGTTCAGAGAGGCTGTAGATTTGATTGAACTCGGAGTAGCGTATAGTGTTGTAACAAAAGCAGAATTTGAAGAGACAGTTATTTCTACATTGGATAATCAAGCTAAGTTAAATGAAACAAGCCATAAACTAAGACATTATTTTGAAAGAAACAGGGGAGCTACTGACAAAATTCTGAAATGTCTTGAAATCCAATTGTTCAATCCTTAA
- a CDS encoding carbohydrate kinase → MTHTLQLPDFSDLHILVIGDVMIDRYLTGKVNRISPEAPVPVLEYKKKENRLGGAANVALNIKALGARVTVASISGNDEESDILNQLFSNHDISDVHLLKCDGRKTTVKTRIMAGAQHLLRIDAEDKHDISPDEENLFMDLIQKISLSDKVDGLILQDYNKGLLTKNLIEKLMYWSVKNQIPTFIDPKEKNFTAFKSCTVFKPNRKEISEALKSPAETQEQMAELDKQLRSLMSHSFSFITLSKDGIYISDGITSEIVPARPRIITDVCGAGDTVISVLSLCFLKGLSMKNIAIIANAAGGQVCEKPGVVPVDRTELMNELQSNY, encoded by the coding sequence ATGACACATACCTTACAACTTCCCGATTTCAGTGACCTGCACATATTAGTTATCGGAGATGTGATGATTGACAGATACTTAACGGGAAAAGTCAACAGAATCTCACCGGAAGCTCCGGTGCCTGTATTGGAATATAAAAAAAAGGAAAACAGACTGGGTGGTGCTGCAAATGTAGCTTTGAACATAAAAGCTCTTGGAGCAAGAGTGACAGTGGCAAGTATCAGTGGGAATGATGAAGAAAGCGATATTTTAAATCAGTTATTTTCAAATCATGATATTTCAGATGTCCATCTCTTAAAATGTGATGGAAGAAAGACAACCGTAAAGACCAGAATTATGGCTGGGGCACAACATCTGTTAAGAATTGATGCGGAAGATAAACATGATATTTCTCCGGATGAAGAAAATCTTTTTATGGATTTAATCCAAAAAATATCTCTGTCAGATAAAGTTGACGGATTGATTTTACAGGACTACAACAAAGGTTTACTTACTAAAAATCTGATTGAAAAATTGATGTATTGGAGTGTTAAGAATCAAATTCCTACTTTTATTGACCCTAAGGAAAAAAATTTTACTGCTTTCAAATCATGTACCGTTTTTAAGCCCAACAGAAAAGAAATTTCTGAAGCATTGAAATCACCGGCCGAGACGCAGGAACAAATGGCAGAATTAGATAAGCAGTTGCGCTCTTTAATGAGCCATTCATTTAGTTTTATTACATTATCAAAAGATGGTATCTATATATCTGATGGTATTACGAGCGAGATAGTACCGGCCCGGCCCAGAATAATCACGGATGTATGTGGTGCAGGAGACACAGTCATCAGTGTGTTGTCATTATGTTTTCTAAAAGGATTGTCCATGAAGAATATCGCA